One genomic region from Branchiostoma lanceolatum isolate klBraLanc5 chromosome 7, klBraLanc5.hap2, whole genome shotgun sequence encodes:
- the LOC136437826 gene encoding katanin p80 WD40 repeat-containing subunit B1-like isoform X1, producing the protein MAATKRAWKLQEFVAHGSAVNCLALGYKSGRVMVTGGEDKKVNMWAVGKPNCIMSLSGHTSPVECVRFGNAEELVVAGSQSGSLKIWDLEAAKIVRTLTGHKSNIRSLDFHPYGEFVASGSMDTNIKLWDVRRKGCIFTYKGHTDGVNCIRFSPDGRWIASAGEDSSLKMWDLTAGKMIQEFKGHTGPVTGVEFHPNEFLLASGSADRTVKFWDLETFQLVSSTGAESGAIRCIFFHPDGKCLFGGSQDALRVFAWEPGRCLDAFSMGWGKVADISVASSQLIGASFSQTNVSVYIVDLNTVTCSPSQIKRAQMSGPGMVSQPVPSEPAKPPMSASTSHLNSLNKTFTVALGYKLGLFDLLSSEMKTEPEEEPSASNEPEDDSSNVAQIQNPEDYKEVFQGRTKIERTPPRKLEPFPAPPEDQSKAKPYKQPAREQKVKQEPVKPATIVPADRNKPADLNMAEFLPKRPDSAVSADPRRPPEVPEQSEDEVLSSVHKGHESMCAVLGNRHRNLEIVRALWTSGDIKTSVDSAVGMKDLSVMVDLLNVLILKHSLWTLDLCTVLLPQIHELMASKYESYCHTACNALKIVLRSFSSIIKTNVKAPPSGHGVDISREERYKKCKVCHGHLMAIRGLVEKKQSMAGKLGSTFRELQIMLNGLDD; encoded by the exons atggcggccaccaaaCGAGCATGGAAGTTAC AGGAATTTGTGGCCCATGGGTCCGCCGTGAACTGCCTGGCCCTGGGGTACAAGTCAGGCCGGGTCATGGTCACAGGAGGGGAGGACAAGAAGGTCAACATGTGGGCAGTCGGCAAGCCCAACTGTATCATG AGCCTGTCCGGACACACCAGTCCAGTTGAGTGTGTGAGGTTTGGGAACGCTGAGGAGCTGGTGGTGGCCGGGTCACAGTCAGGATCGCTCAAAATCTGGGACCTAGAAGCTGCAAAAA TCGTACGGACGCTAACAGGGCACAAGTCCAACATCAGGAGCCTGGATTTCCATCCATATGGAGAGTTTGTTGCTTCTGGGTCAATGGACACCAATATAAAG TTGTGGGACGTCAGAAGAAAAGGCTGCATCTTTACTTACAAG GGCCACACAGATGGGGTAAACTGTATCCGGTTTAGTCCAGATGGGAGATGGATAGCTTCTGCTGGTGAAGACTCCTCTCTCAAG ATGTGGGACCTGACGGCAGGGAAGATGATCCAGGAGTTCAAAGGTCACACAGGCCCTGTGACTGGGGTGGAGTTCCACCCGAATGAGTTCCTGCTGGCTTCAGGAAGTGCAGACAG GACTGTGAAATTCTGGGACTTAGAGACATTCCAGTTAGTTTCTTCAACAGGAGCAGAGTCTGGAGCTATTAG GTGTATATTTTTCCATCCAGACGGGAAGTGTCTGTTCGGCGGGAGTCAGGACGCCCTCCGAGTGTTCGCCTGGGAGCCGGGCAGGTGTTTAGACGCCTTCTCCATGGGCTGGGGGAAGGTCGCCGACATTTCTGTCGCATCCTCACAATTG ATAGGAGCATCCTTCTCTCAAACCAATGTATCTGTGTATATTGTAGACCTAAAT ACTGTGACTTGCAGTCCCTCTCAAATAAAG AGAGCCCAGATGTCAGGTCCAGGGATGGTGAGCCAGCCTGTCCCGTCAGAGCCTGCCAAACCTCCaatgtcagcaag CACTTCTCACCTCAATTCTCTTAACAAGACCTTCACTGTGGCACTCGGCTATAAGCTGGGACTTTTTGATCTCCTCTCCAG CGAGATGAAGACAGAACCAGAGGAAGAACCGTCCGCGTCCAACGAGCCCGAAGACGACAGTTCCAACGTGGCACAGATCCAGAACCCAGAGGACTACAAGGAAGTGTTTCAGGGCAGGACCAAGATAG AACGAACCCCCCCAAGGAAACTTGAGCCCTTCCCGGCCCCACCAGAAG ATCAGTCAAAAGCAAAACCATACAAACAGCCAGCAAGGGAGCAAAAGGTAAAACAG GAGCCTGTCAAGCCTGCCACCATCGTCCCAGCTGATAGGAACAAACCAGCAGATCTTAACATGGCTGAGTTCCTGCCG AAGAGACCAGACTCCGCAGTTTCGGCTGACCCCAGACGACCTCCGGAGGTACCGGAGCAGTCTGAGGACGAGGTCCTGTCCAGTGTGCACAAGGGCCACGAGTCCATGTGTGCTGTCCTCGGCAACAGGCACCGCAACCTGGAGATCGTCAGGGCGCTCTGGACCAGCGGAGACATCAAG ACTTCAGTAGATTCTGCTGTTGGGATGAAAGACCTGTCTGTCATGGTGGATCTTTTGAATGTACTCATCCTCAAACA CTCCTTGTGGACTCTAGATCTATGCACTGTTTTGCTGCCTCAGATTCATGAGCTCATGGCATCCAAGTATGAGAG TTACTGCCACACAGCCTGTAATGCCTTGAAGATCGTCCTGCGGAGCTTCAGTTCTATCATTAAGACCAATGTTAAGGCTCCTCCATCGGGACATGGTGTCGACATATCCAGGGAGGAAAG ATACAAGAAGTGTAAGGTGTGCCACGGCCACCTCATGGCCATCCGTGGTCTGGTGGAGAAGAAACAGTCCATGGCGGGGAAACTGGGCAGCACCTTCCGCGAGCTGCAAATCATGCTCAACGGCCTGGACGACTAA
- the LOC136437826 gene encoding katanin p80 WD40 repeat-containing subunit B1-like isoform X4, with amino-acid sequence MAATKRAWKLQEFVAHGSAVNCLALGYKSGRVMVTGGEDKKVNMWAVGKPNCIMSLSGHTSPVECVRFGNAEELVVAGSQSGSLKIWDLEAAKIVRTLTGHKSNIRSLDFHPYGEFVASGSMDTNIKLWDVRRKGCIFTYKGHTDGVNCIRFSPDGRWIASAGEDSSLKMWDLTAGKMIQEFKGHTGPVTGVEFHPNEFLLASGSADRTVKFWDLETFQLVSSTGAESGAIRCIFFHPDGKCLFGGSQDALRVFAWEPGRCLDAFSMGWGKVADISVASSQLIGASFSQTNVSVYIVDLNTVTCSPSQIKRAQMSGPGMVSQPVPSEPAKPPMSASTSHLNSLNKTFTVALGYKLGLFDLLSSEMKTEPEEEPSASNEPEDDSSNVAQIQNPEDYKEVFQGRTKIDQSKAKPYKQPAREQKVKQEPVKPATIVPADRNKPADLNMAEFLPKRPDSAVSADPRRPPEVPEQSEDEVLSSVHKGHESMCAVLGNRHRNLEIVRALWTSGDIKTSVDSAVGMKDLSVMVDLLNVLILKHSLWTLDLCTVLLPQIHELMASKYESYCHTACNALKIVLRSFSSIIKTNVKAPPSGHGVDISREERYKKCKVCHGHLMAIRGLVEKKQSMAGKLGSTFRELQIMLNGLDD; translated from the exons atggcggccaccaaaCGAGCATGGAAGTTAC AGGAATTTGTGGCCCATGGGTCCGCCGTGAACTGCCTGGCCCTGGGGTACAAGTCAGGCCGGGTCATGGTCACAGGAGGGGAGGACAAGAAGGTCAACATGTGGGCAGTCGGCAAGCCCAACTGTATCATG AGCCTGTCCGGACACACCAGTCCAGTTGAGTGTGTGAGGTTTGGGAACGCTGAGGAGCTGGTGGTGGCCGGGTCACAGTCAGGATCGCTCAAAATCTGGGACCTAGAAGCTGCAAAAA TCGTACGGACGCTAACAGGGCACAAGTCCAACATCAGGAGCCTGGATTTCCATCCATATGGAGAGTTTGTTGCTTCTGGGTCAATGGACACCAATATAAAG TTGTGGGACGTCAGAAGAAAAGGCTGCATCTTTACTTACAAG GGCCACACAGATGGGGTAAACTGTATCCGGTTTAGTCCAGATGGGAGATGGATAGCTTCTGCTGGTGAAGACTCCTCTCTCAAG ATGTGGGACCTGACGGCAGGGAAGATGATCCAGGAGTTCAAAGGTCACACAGGCCCTGTGACTGGGGTGGAGTTCCACCCGAATGAGTTCCTGCTGGCTTCAGGAAGTGCAGACAG GACTGTGAAATTCTGGGACTTAGAGACATTCCAGTTAGTTTCTTCAACAGGAGCAGAGTCTGGAGCTATTAG GTGTATATTTTTCCATCCAGACGGGAAGTGTCTGTTCGGCGGGAGTCAGGACGCCCTCCGAGTGTTCGCCTGGGAGCCGGGCAGGTGTTTAGACGCCTTCTCCATGGGCTGGGGGAAGGTCGCCGACATTTCTGTCGCATCCTCACAATTG ATAGGAGCATCCTTCTCTCAAACCAATGTATCTGTGTATATTGTAGACCTAAAT ACTGTGACTTGCAGTCCCTCTCAAATAAAG AGAGCCCAGATGTCAGGTCCAGGGATGGTGAGCCAGCCTGTCCCGTCAGAGCCTGCCAAACCTCCaatgtcagcaag CACTTCTCACCTCAATTCTCTTAACAAGACCTTCACTGTGGCACTCGGCTATAAGCTGGGACTTTTTGATCTCCTCTCCAG CGAGATGAAGACAGAACCAGAGGAAGAACCGTCCGCGTCCAACGAGCCCGAAGACGACAGTTCCAACGTGGCACAGATCCAGAACCCAGAGGACTACAAGGAAGTGTTTCAGGGCAGGACCAAGATAG ATCAGTCAAAAGCAAAACCATACAAACAGCCAGCAAGGGAGCAAAAGGTAAAACAG GAGCCTGTCAAGCCTGCCACCATCGTCCCAGCTGATAGGAACAAACCAGCAGATCTTAACATGGCTGAGTTCCTGCCG AAGAGACCAGACTCCGCAGTTTCGGCTGACCCCAGACGACCTCCGGAGGTACCGGAGCAGTCTGAGGACGAGGTCCTGTCCAGTGTGCACAAGGGCCACGAGTCCATGTGTGCTGTCCTCGGCAACAGGCACCGCAACCTGGAGATCGTCAGGGCGCTCTGGACCAGCGGAGACATCAAG ACTTCAGTAGATTCTGCTGTTGGGATGAAAGACCTGTCTGTCATGGTGGATCTTTTGAATGTACTCATCCTCAAACA CTCCTTGTGGACTCTAGATCTATGCACTGTTTTGCTGCCTCAGATTCATGAGCTCATGGCATCCAAGTATGAGAG TTACTGCCACACAGCCTGTAATGCCTTGAAGATCGTCCTGCGGAGCTTCAGTTCTATCATTAAGACCAATGTTAAGGCTCCTCCATCGGGACATGGTGTCGACATATCCAGGGAGGAAAG ATACAAGAAGTGTAAGGTGTGCCACGGCCACCTCATGGCCATCCGTGGTCTGGTGGAGAAGAAACAGTCCATGGCGGGGAAACTGGGCAGCACCTTCCGCGAGCTGCAAATCATGCTCAACGGCCTGGACGACTAA
- the LOC136437826 gene encoding katanin p80 WD40 repeat-containing subunit B1-like isoform X3, whose amino-acid sequence MAATKRAWKLQEFVAHGSAVNCLALGYKSGRVMVTGGEDKKVNMWAVGKPNCIMSLSGHTSPVECVRFGNAEELVVAGSQSGSLKIWDLEAAKIVRTLTGHKSNIRSLDFHPYGEFVASGSMDTNIKLWDVRRKGCIFTYKGHTDGVNCIRFSPDGRWIASAGEDSSLKMWDLTAGKMIQEFKGHTGPVTGVEFHPNEFLLASGSADRTVKFWDLETFQLVSSTGAESGAIRCIFFHPDGKCLFGGSQDALRVFAWEPGRCLDAFSMGWGKVADISVASSQLIGASFSQTNVSVYIVDLNRAQMSGPGMVSQPVPSEPAKPPMSASTSHLNSLNKTFTVALGYKLGLFDLLSSEMKTEPEEEPSASNEPEDDSSNVAQIQNPEDYKEVFQGRTKIERTPPRKLEPFPAPPEDQSKAKPYKQPAREQKVKQEPVKPATIVPADRNKPADLNMAEFLPKRPDSAVSADPRRPPEVPEQSEDEVLSSVHKGHESMCAVLGNRHRNLEIVRALWTSGDIKTSVDSAVGMKDLSVMVDLLNVLILKHSLWTLDLCTVLLPQIHELMASKYESYCHTACNALKIVLRSFSSIIKTNVKAPPSGHGVDISREERYKKCKVCHGHLMAIRGLVEKKQSMAGKLGSTFRELQIMLNGLDD is encoded by the exons atggcggccaccaaaCGAGCATGGAAGTTAC AGGAATTTGTGGCCCATGGGTCCGCCGTGAACTGCCTGGCCCTGGGGTACAAGTCAGGCCGGGTCATGGTCACAGGAGGGGAGGACAAGAAGGTCAACATGTGGGCAGTCGGCAAGCCCAACTGTATCATG AGCCTGTCCGGACACACCAGTCCAGTTGAGTGTGTGAGGTTTGGGAACGCTGAGGAGCTGGTGGTGGCCGGGTCACAGTCAGGATCGCTCAAAATCTGGGACCTAGAAGCTGCAAAAA TCGTACGGACGCTAACAGGGCACAAGTCCAACATCAGGAGCCTGGATTTCCATCCATATGGAGAGTTTGTTGCTTCTGGGTCAATGGACACCAATATAAAG TTGTGGGACGTCAGAAGAAAAGGCTGCATCTTTACTTACAAG GGCCACACAGATGGGGTAAACTGTATCCGGTTTAGTCCAGATGGGAGATGGATAGCTTCTGCTGGTGAAGACTCCTCTCTCAAG ATGTGGGACCTGACGGCAGGGAAGATGATCCAGGAGTTCAAAGGTCACACAGGCCCTGTGACTGGGGTGGAGTTCCACCCGAATGAGTTCCTGCTGGCTTCAGGAAGTGCAGACAG GACTGTGAAATTCTGGGACTTAGAGACATTCCAGTTAGTTTCTTCAACAGGAGCAGAGTCTGGAGCTATTAG GTGTATATTTTTCCATCCAGACGGGAAGTGTCTGTTCGGCGGGAGTCAGGACGCCCTCCGAGTGTTCGCCTGGGAGCCGGGCAGGTGTTTAGACGCCTTCTCCATGGGCTGGGGGAAGGTCGCCGACATTTCTGTCGCATCCTCACAATTG ATAGGAGCATCCTTCTCTCAAACCAATGTATCTGTGTATATTGTAGACCTAAAT AGAGCCCAGATGTCAGGTCCAGGGATGGTGAGCCAGCCTGTCCCGTCAGAGCCTGCCAAACCTCCaatgtcagcaag CACTTCTCACCTCAATTCTCTTAACAAGACCTTCACTGTGGCACTCGGCTATAAGCTGGGACTTTTTGATCTCCTCTCCAG CGAGATGAAGACAGAACCAGAGGAAGAACCGTCCGCGTCCAACGAGCCCGAAGACGACAGTTCCAACGTGGCACAGATCCAGAACCCAGAGGACTACAAGGAAGTGTTTCAGGGCAGGACCAAGATAG AACGAACCCCCCCAAGGAAACTTGAGCCCTTCCCGGCCCCACCAGAAG ATCAGTCAAAAGCAAAACCATACAAACAGCCAGCAAGGGAGCAAAAGGTAAAACAG GAGCCTGTCAAGCCTGCCACCATCGTCCCAGCTGATAGGAACAAACCAGCAGATCTTAACATGGCTGAGTTCCTGCCG AAGAGACCAGACTCCGCAGTTTCGGCTGACCCCAGACGACCTCCGGAGGTACCGGAGCAGTCTGAGGACGAGGTCCTGTCCAGTGTGCACAAGGGCCACGAGTCCATGTGTGCTGTCCTCGGCAACAGGCACCGCAACCTGGAGATCGTCAGGGCGCTCTGGACCAGCGGAGACATCAAG ACTTCAGTAGATTCTGCTGTTGGGATGAAAGACCTGTCTGTCATGGTGGATCTTTTGAATGTACTCATCCTCAAACA CTCCTTGTGGACTCTAGATCTATGCACTGTTTTGCTGCCTCAGATTCATGAGCTCATGGCATCCAAGTATGAGAG TTACTGCCACACAGCCTGTAATGCCTTGAAGATCGTCCTGCGGAGCTTCAGTTCTATCATTAAGACCAATGTTAAGGCTCCTCCATCGGGACATGGTGTCGACATATCCAGGGAGGAAAG ATACAAGAAGTGTAAGGTGTGCCACGGCCACCTCATGGCCATCCGTGGTCTGGTGGAGAAGAAACAGTCCATGGCGGGGAAACTGGGCAGCACCTTCCGCGAGCTGCAAATCATGCTCAACGGCCTGGACGACTAA
- the LOC136437829 gene encoding UPF0598 protein CG30010-like: protein MWYIIRRSSVQVLRRASRALSYVQGQAPEPKVREYFYYIDHQGQLFMDDTRIKNFVTCFKDKKFLEFFFKRLKINNMTRYSEDFPYLSPCGRERNFIRCDDRPIVFSHILEPDDTTGPVLSYNGGGDKLTFPFSPDKLCMLPRSGRVYHPGPAKVGGVGLVKSSLAIELSRDFRFGDEGEYAPPVAFVWRGQEVQLTNELWELMTDEERKELRAT from the exons ATGTGGTACATAATCAGACGTTCCAGCGTGCAAGTGTTGAGAAGAGCGTCTCGTGCGCTGAGTTATGTACAGGGACAGGCCCCGGAACCGAAAGTGCGGGAGTATTTCTACTACATCgaccaccagggacag TTGTTCATGGATGACACCAGAATCAAGAACTTCGTCACTTGTTTCAAAG ATAAGAAGTTCTTGGAGTTCTTCTTCAAGAGACTGAAGATCAACAACATGACCAGGTATTCGGAAGACTTCCCCTACCTCTCTCCTTGTGGCAGAGAGCGCAACTTCATACGCTGCGACGACCGTCCTATCGTCTTCTCCCACATCCTGGAACCAGATGACACCACAGGGCCTGTGCTGTCGTACAACGGTGGAGGGGACAAACTCACCTTTCCCTTTTCTCCGGACAAACTGTGCATGTTGCCGCGTAGTGGACGCGTGTATCACCCGGGGCCAGCGAAGGTTGGAGGGGTGGGGTTGGTCAAGTCCAGCCTGGCTATAGAACTAAGCAGGGACTTCAGGTTCGGAGATGAGGGGGAGTACGCCCCACCGGTGGCATTTGTATGGAGAGGGCAGGAGGTCCAGCTGACCAATGAGCTGTGGGAACTCATGACTGATGAAGAGAGAAAGGAACTGAGAGCAACTTGA
- the LOC136437826 gene encoding katanin p80 WD40 repeat-containing subunit B1-like isoform X5 has product MAATKRAWKLQEFVAHGSAVNCLALGYKSGRVMVTGGEDKKVNMWAVGKPNCIMSLSGHTSPVECVRFGNAEELVVAGSQSGSLKIWDLEAAKIVRTLTGHKSNIRSLDFHPYGEFVASGSMDTNIKLWDVRRKGCIFTYKGHTDGVNCIRFSPDGRWIASAGEDSSLKMWDLTAGKMIQEFKGHTGPVTGVEFHPNEFLLASGSADRTVKFWDLETFQLVSSTGAESGAIRCIFFHPDGKCLFGGSQDALRVFAWEPGRCLDAFSMGWGKVADISVASSQLIGASFSQTNVSVYIVDLNRAQMSGPGMVSQPVPSEPAKPPMSASGRRTFITERPPTSSTKKASEMKTEPEEEPSASNEPEDDSSNVAQIQNPEDYKEVFQGRTKIERTPPRKLEPFPAPPEDQSKAKPYKQPAREQKVKQEPVKPATIVPADRNKPADLNMAEFLPKRPDSAVSADPRRPPEVPEQSEDEVLSSVHKGHESMCAVLGNRHRNLEIVRALWTSGDIKTSVDSAVGMKDLSVMVDLLNVLILKHSLWTLDLCTVLLPQIHELMASKYESYCHTACNALKIVLRSFSSIIKTNVKAPPSGHGVDISREERYKKCKVCHGHLMAIRGLVEKKQSMAGKLGSTFRELQIMLNGLDD; this is encoded by the exons atggcggccaccaaaCGAGCATGGAAGTTAC AGGAATTTGTGGCCCATGGGTCCGCCGTGAACTGCCTGGCCCTGGGGTACAAGTCAGGCCGGGTCATGGTCACAGGAGGGGAGGACAAGAAGGTCAACATGTGGGCAGTCGGCAAGCCCAACTGTATCATG AGCCTGTCCGGACACACCAGTCCAGTTGAGTGTGTGAGGTTTGGGAACGCTGAGGAGCTGGTGGTGGCCGGGTCACAGTCAGGATCGCTCAAAATCTGGGACCTAGAAGCTGCAAAAA TCGTACGGACGCTAACAGGGCACAAGTCCAACATCAGGAGCCTGGATTTCCATCCATATGGAGAGTTTGTTGCTTCTGGGTCAATGGACACCAATATAAAG TTGTGGGACGTCAGAAGAAAAGGCTGCATCTTTACTTACAAG GGCCACACAGATGGGGTAAACTGTATCCGGTTTAGTCCAGATGGGAGATGGATAGCTTCTGCTGGTGAAGACTCCTCTCTCAAG ATGTGGGACCTGACGGCAGGGAAGATGATCCAGGAGTTCAAAGGTCACACAGGCCCTGTGACTGGGGTGGAGTTCCACCCGAATGAGTTCCTGCTGGCTTCAGGAAGTGCAGACAG GACTGTGAAATTCTGGGACTTAGAGACATTCCAGTTAGTTTCTTCAACAGGAGCAGAGTCTGGAGCTATTAG GTGTATATTTTTCCATCCAGACGGGAAGTGTCTGTTCGGCGGGAGTCAGGACGCCCTCCGAGTGTTCGCCTGGGAGCCGGGCAGGTGTTTAGACGCCTTCTCCATGGGCTGGGGGAAGGTCGCCGACATTTCTGTCGCATCCTCACAATTG ATAGGAGCATCCTTCTCTCAAACCAATGTATCTGTGTATATTGTAGACCTAAAT AGAGCCCAGATGTCAGGTCCAGGGATGGTGAGCCAGCCTGTCCCGTCAGAGCCTGCCAAACCTCCaatgtcagcaag TGGTCGTCGCACGTTTATCACTGAACGTCCACCTACCTCCTCCACCAAGAAAGCCAG CGAGATGAAGACAGAACCAGAGGAAGAACCGTCCGCGTCCAACGAGCCCGAAGACGACAGTTCCAACGTGGCACAGATCCAGAACCCAGAGGACTACAAGGAAGTGTTTCAGGGCAGGACCAAGATAG AACGAACCCCCCCAAGGAAACTTGAGCCCTTCCCGGCCCCACCAGAAG ATCAGTCAAAAGCAAAACCATACAAACAGCCAGCAAGGGAGCAAAAGGTAAAACAG GAGCCTGTCAAGCCTGCCACCATCGTCCCAGCTGATAGGAACAAACCAGCAGATCTTAACATGGCTGAGTTCCTGCCG AAGAGACCAGACTCCGCAGTTTCGGCTGACCCCAGACGACCTCCGGAGGTACCGGAGCAGTCTGAGGACGAGGTCCTGTCCAGTGTGCACAAGGGCCACGAGTCCATGTGTGCTGTCCTCGGCAACAGGCACCGCAACCTGGAGATCGTCAGGGCGCTCTGGACCAGCGGAGACATCAAG ACTTCAGTAGATTCTGCTGTTGGGATGAAAGACCTGTCTGTCATGGTGGATCTTTTGAATGTACTCATCCTCAAACA CTCCTTGTGGACTCTAGATCTATGCACTGTTTTGCTGCCTCAGATTCATGAGCTCATGGCATCCAAGTATGAGAG TTACTGCCACACAGCCTGTAATGCCTTGAAGATCGTCCTGCGGAGCTTCAGTTCTATCATTAAGACCAATGTTAAGGCTCCTCCATCGGGACATGGTGTCGACATATCCAGGGAGGAAAG ATACAAGAAGTGTAAGGTGTGCCACGGCCACCTCATGGCCATCCGTGGTCTGGTGGAGAAGAAACAGTCCATGGCGGGGAAACTGGGCAGCACCTTCCGCGAGCTGCAAATCATGCTCAACGGCCTGGACGACTAA
- the LOC136437826 gene encoding katanin p80 WD40 repeat-containing subunit B1-like isoform X2, whose product MAATKRAWKLQEFVAHGSAVNCLALGYKSGRVMVTGGEDKKVNMWAVGKPNCIMSLSGHTSPVECVRFGNAEELVVAGSQSGSLKIWDLEAAKIVRTLTGHKSNIRSLDFHPYGEFVASGSMDTNIKLWDVRRKGCIFTYKGHTDGVNCIRFSPDGRWIASAGEDSSLKMWDLTAGKMIQEFKGHTGPVTGVEFHPNEFLLASGSADRTVKFWDLETFQLVSSTGAESGAIRCIFFHPDGKCLFGGSQDALRVFAWEPGRCLDAFSMGWGKVADISVASSQLIGASFSQTNVSVYIVDLNTVTCSPSQIKRAQMSGPGMVSQPVPSEPAKPPMSASGRRTFITERPPTSSTKKASEMKTEPEEEPSASNEPEDDSSNVAQIQNPEDYKEVFQGRTKIERTPPRKLEPFPAPPEDQSKAKPYKQPAREQKVKQEPVKPATIVPADRNKPADLNMAEFLPKRPDSAVSADPRRPPEVPEQSEDEVLSSVHKGHESMCAVLGNRHRNLEIVRALWTSGDIKTSVDSAVGMKDLSVMVDLLNVLILKHSLWTLDLCTVLLPQIHELMASKYESYCHTACNALKIVLRSFSSIIKTNVKAPPSGHGVDISREERYKKCKVCHGHLMAIRGLVEKKQSMAGKLGSTFRELQIMLNGLDD is encoded by the exons atggcggccaccaaaCGAGCATGGAAGTTAC AGGAATTTGTGGCCCATGGGTCCGCCGTGAACTGCCTGGCCCTGGGGTACAAGTCAGGCCGGGTCATGGTCACAGGAGGGGAGGACAAGAAGGTCAACATGTGGGCAGTCGGCAAGCCCAACTGTATCATG AGCCTGTCCGGACACACCAGTCCAGTTGAGTGTGTGAGGTTTGGGAACGCTGAGGAGCTGGTGGTGGCCGGGTCACAGTCAGGATCGCTCAAAATCTGGGACCTAGAAGCTGCAAAAA TCGTACGGACGCTAACAGGGCACAAGTCCAACATCAGGAGCCTGGATTTCCATCCATATGGAGAGTTTGTTGCTTCTGGGTCAATGGACACCAATATAAAG TTGTGGGACGTCAGAAGAAAAGGCTGCATCTTTACTTACAAG GGCCACACAGATGGGGTAAACTGTATCCGGTTTAGTCCAGATGGGAGATGGATAGCTTCTGCTGGTGAAGACTCCTCTCTCAAG ATGTGGGACCTGACGGCAGGGAAGATGATCCAGGAGTTCAAAGGTCACACAGGCCCTGTGACTGGGGTGGAGTTCCACCCGAATGAGTTCCTGCTGGCTTCAGGAAGTGCAGACAG GACTGTGAAATTCTGGGACTTAGAGACATTCCAGTTAGTTTCTTCAACAGGAGCAGAGTCTGGAGCTATTAG GTGTATATTTTTCCATCCAGACGGGAAGTGTCTGTTCGGCGGGAGTCAGGACGCCCTCCGAGTGTTCGCCTGGGAGCCGGGCAGGTGTTTAGACGCCTTCTCCATGGGCTGGGGGAAGGTCGCCGACATTTCTGTCGCATCCTCACAATTG ATAGGAGCATCCTTCTCTCAAACCAATGTATCTGTGTATATTGTAGACCTAAAT ACTGTGACTTGCAGTCCCTCTCAAATAAAG AGAGCCCAGATGTCAGGTCCAGGGATGGTGAGCCAGCCTGTCCCGTCAGAGCCTGCCAAACCTCCaatgtcagcaag TGGTCGTCGCACGTTTATCACTGAACGTCCACCTACCTCCTCCACCAAGAAAGCCAG CGAGATGAAGACAGAACCAGAGGAAGAACCGTCCGCGTCCAACGAGCCCGAAGACGACAGTTCCAACGTGGCACAGATCCAGAACCCAGAGGACTACAAGGAAGTGTTTCAGGGCAGGACCAAGATAG AACGAACCCCCCCAAGGAAACTTGAGCCCTTCCCGGCCCCACCAGAAG ATCAGTCAAAAGCAAAACCATACAAACAGCCAGCAAGGGAGCAAAAGGTAAAACAG GAGCCTGTCAAGCCTGCCACCATCGTCCCAGCTGATAGGAACAAACCAGCAGATCTTAACATGGCTGAGTTCCTGCCG AAGAGACCAGACTCCGCAGTTTCGGCTGACCCCAGACGACCTCCGGAGGTACCGGAGCAGTCTGAGGACGAGGTCCTGTCCAGTGTGCACAAGGGCCACGAGTCCATGTGTGCTGTCCTCGGCAACAGGCACCGCAACCTGGAGATCGTCAGGGCGCTCTGGACCAGCGGAGACATCAAG ACTTCAGTAGATTCTGCTGTTGGGATGAAAGACCTGTCTGTCATGGTGGATCTTTTGAATGTACTCATCCTCAAACA CTCCTTGTGGACTCTAGATCTATGCACTGTTTTGCTGCCTCAGATTCATGAGCTCATGGCATCCAAGTATGAGAG TTACTGCCACACAGCCTGTAATGCCTTGAAGATCGTCCTGCGGAGCTTCAGTTCTATCATTAAGACCAATGTTAAGGCTCCTCCATCGGGACATGGTGTCGACATATCCAGGGAGGAAAG ATACAAGAAGTGTAAGGTGTGCCACGGCCACCTCATGGCCATCCGTGGTCTGGTGGAGAAGAAACAGTCCATGGCGGGGAAACTGGGCAGCACCTTCCGCGAGCTGCAAATCATGCTCAACGGCCTGGACGACTAA